The proteins below are encoded in one region of Juglans microcarpa x Juglans regia isolate MS1-56 chromosome 4D, Jm3101_v1.0, whole genome shotgun sequence:
- the LOC121260492 gene encoding DELLA protein RGL1-like, with the protein MDNTFFFSSTPFGFDGIQGSFGSLEGFEKAKQDHFFNFESGEGSPISTRYGFHHGDRGNRGTHFLKDQLQHQQPKSGYQTFDEFHFNLVFPPTKTIRESTGLVHLPTRVTEILENDNQFPHPSSLAFLELLQDDGSGFQRLQGENSEKLSEISAETCALSRKLSTEEIFRVAGARYVQLSTQMYNYNYHMPMHPFGFALSGLSDDEKKDVELAHDLLSVAEKVGYQQYDRASRLLLRCDWISSSRGSPVQRVVFHFAEALRERIQNESGRVRVTGFEQNNAHLGSNSALLKFYQQLPFPQIALFTGIQAIVENVELKRKVHLIDIEIRSGVHWSLLMQALAERRDFPIELLKITAIGLGSICNESIEKTGKRLAIVAESLNLPFTFKSVLLSDMKDIKEELFEIEDEEEVIIFAPLVLRTMISRPNCIENFMSVIRNLYPSIMVVFEVEANHNSPSFVNRFIEALFFYCAYFDSLETCMKQYDEERMRTEALLGEHIRNLVAEEGRGRTNRNVTMDVWRAFFLRFKMVEIGLSESSLFQASLVVERFSCTNYCTLDKNGKSLLVGWKGTPLHSLSVWKFN; encoded by the coding sequence ATGGATAacaccttcttcttctcttcaacCCCATTTGGTTTTGATGGAATCCAAGGCAGTTTTGGTTCTCTTGAAGGCTTTGAGAAAGCGAAACAAGaccacttttttaattttgaatcgGGAGAGGGTAGTCCTATTTCTACTCGATATGGTTTTCATCATGGGGACAGAGGTAATAGAGGAACTCATTTCTTGAAAGATCAACTACAGCACCAACAACCCAAGTCAGGATATCAAACATTTGACGAATTTCACTTCAACCTTGTTTTCCCACCAACAAAAACAATCCGAGAAAGTACAGGGCTTGTACATCTCCCCACCAGAGTTACGGAAATTCTTGAAAACGATAATCAATTCCCACATCCATCTTCGTTAGCTTTTCTAGAGCTCCTACAAGATGATGGAAGTGGGTTCCAGAGATTGCAGGGAGAAAACTCGGAAAAGTTAAGCGAGATAAGCGCTGAAACTTGTGCTCTTAGCCGCAAATTATCAACCGAGGAAATCTTTAGGGTGGCCGGAGCAAGGTATGTACAATTATCTACTCAAATGTATAATTACAATTACCACATGCCTATGCATCCTTTTGGTTTTGCTCTCTCGGGTCTGtctgatgatgaaaaaaaagatgTGGAACTTGCCCACGATCTTCTCTCTGTGGCTGAGAAGGTTGGCTACCAACAATATGATCGTGCAAGCAGATTGCTTTTACGTTGTGATTGGATTTCTTCTTCAAGGGGTAGTCCGGTGCAGAGAgttgtttttcattttgctgAAGCGCTCCGAGAGAGGATTCAAAATGAATCAGGAAGGGTCAGAGTAACGGGATTCGAGCAAAACAATGCACACTTGGGTAGCAATAGTGCATTGCTTAAATTTTACCAACAACTTCCTTTCCCTCAGATAGCGCTATTCACAGGAATCCAAGCCATAGTTGAAAACGTTGAATTGAAGCGTAAGGTCCATTTGATAGATATCGAAATCAGGTCTGGAGTGCATTGGTCACTCTTGATGCAGGCTCTTGCAGAGAGACGAGATTTCCCCATTGAGCTTCTTAAGATAACTGCCATTGGACTTGGATCAATCTGCAACGAGAGTATAGAGAAGACCGGTAAGAGGTTAGCCATTGTTGCCGAGTCCTTAAACTTGCCCTTTACATTTAAGTCTGTTTTGTTATCAGACATGAAAGATATCAAGGAAGAACTATTCGaaattgaagatgaagaagaagtgaTAATTTTTGCTCCATTAGTACTGAGAACAATGATTTCAAGGCCTAATTGCATTGAAAACTTCATGAGTGTTATCAGAAATCTCTATCCATCTATAATGGTTGTCTTTGAAGTAGAAGCAAACCATAATTCACCCTCATTTGTGAATCGCTTCATTGAAGCTTTGTTCTTTTATTGTGCATACTTTGATAGCCTGGAGACTTGCATGAAACAGTATGATGAGGAGAGGATGAGAACGGAAGCACTTCTGGGTGAACACATCAGAAACCTTGTAGCAGAAGAGGGTCGAGGAAGGACTAATCGGAATGTCACCATGGATGTCTGGAGGGCGTTCTTCTTGAGGTTTAAAATGGTGGAAATTGGGTTAAGTGAGTCATCCCTATTCCAAGCCAGTTTGGTTGTCGAACGGTTCTCTTGTACAAATTATTGCACATTGGATAAGAATGGGAAAAGTCTACTTGTTGGGTGGAAGGGAACCCCACTTCATTCCCTTTCGGTTTGGAAGTTTAATTAA
- the LOC121260232 gene encoding DELLA protein RGL1-like — MADTFFSFTTYLDGIQENYGPLEDFRKEEAPFKEKRDHLIGMEMGEANPNEYGFHQGEMAKKVNYFLKDKLLIQHQQPIDEFHFNALSPTTQPIQESAGLVHIPARVSETPENNKQMPHPSPLASSLKLLTSYGSGFKKLKGEKLIKVETETSGTSDKLSTVEIMKVAGARYVQFSTQMCDDYNYMAVHPFGFALSGLSDDDKRDVELAHLLLAAAEKVGYQQYERAERMLLRCEWVSSARGDPAQRVIYHFAEALRERIEKESGTVTMKGFEEKDEIVQGLTNTPTFLINYKQLPFTQVLVFTGIQTMVETIASERKVHLIDMGIRYGVHWTVLMQALADRHDYPIELLKITAVGSTDIEEIGTRLASFAKSLNLPFSFKSVILSDMKDAKEELFETEEGEAIIIYAPYVLRTMIPTPDSLENLMRVMRNLNPTMMVVIESEGNHNSPSFVNRFTDALFYYSAYYESLDTCMKQYDEDRIRLETIFGDAIRNIVAEEGEERTIRSVPLDVWRAYFGRFGMVEIGISESSFKQAGLVLQKFDCRSCCTIHRNGKSLVVGWKGTPIHSLSVWGFC; from the coding sequence ATGGCTGATACCTTCTTCTCTTTCACAACATATTTGGATGGAATCCAAGAAAATTATGGTCCTCTCGAAGACTTCAGGAAAGAGGAAGCCCCGTTTAAAGAGAAACGGGACCATTTGATTGGTATGGAAATGGGAGAAGCTAATCCTAACGAGTATGGTTTTCATCAAGGGGAAATGGCTAAGAAAGTAAATTACTTTTTGAAAGATAAACTACTTATACAGCACCAACAACCCATTGATGAATTTCATTTCAACGCTCTTTCCCCAACAACTCAGCCAATCCAGGAAAGTGCAGGGCTTGTGCATATCCCAGCCAGAGTTTCAGAAACTCCTGAAAACAATAAGCAAATGCCACATCCATCTCCTTTAGCTTCTTCTCTAAAGCTCCTAACCAGTTATGGAAGTGGGTTCAAGAAGTTGAAGGGGGAAAAGTTGATCAAAGTAGAGACTGAGACTAGTGGTACAAGTGACAAGTTGTCAACCGTAGAAATCATGAAGGTGGCTGGAGCAAGGTACGTACAATTCTCTACCCAGATGTGTGATGATTATAATTACATGGCCGTGCATCCTTTCGGTTTTGCTCTTTCGGGTCTCTCCGACGATGATAAAAGAGATGTAGAACTTGCGCACCTTCTTCTTGCTGCGGCTGAAAAGGTTGGATACCAACAATATGAGCGTGCAGAAAGAATGCTTCTACGTTGTGAATGGGTTTCTTCTGCCAGAGGTGATCCGGCCCAGAGAGTCATTTATCATTTCGCCGAAGCGCTTCGAGAGAGGATTGAGAAAGAATCAGGAACAGTTACAATGAAGGGGTTCGAGGAAAAAGATGAAATCGTTCAGGGATTGACTAACACCCCCACATTCCTGATAAACTACAAACAGCTTCCTTTCACTCAAGTACTGGTATTCACAGGAATCCAAACCATGGTCGAAACCATTGCATCAGAACGGAAGGTCCATCTGATAGATATGGGAATCAGGTATGGAGTCCATTGGACAGTCTTGATGCAGGCTCTTGCAGACAGACATGATTACCCCATCGAGCTTCTCAAGATCACTGCTGTTGGATCAACAGACATTGAGGAGATAGGTACGAGGTTAGCCAGTTTTGCCAAGTCCTTGAACTTGCCATTTTCGTTCAAGTCAGTTATTTTATCAGACATGAAAGATGCCAAGGAAGAACTATTTGAAACAGAAGAGGGTGAAGCAATCATCATTTATGCTCCGTATGTACTGAGGACAATGATCCCAACACCTGATTCCTTGGAAAACTTGATGAGAGTGATGAGAAATCTCAATCCAACTATGATGGTTGTCATTGAATCCGAAGGAAACCATAATTCACCCTCGTTTGTGAATCGCTTCACCGACGCATTATTCTACTATAGCGCATATTATGAAAGTCTCGATACTTGCATGAAACAGTATGATGAGGATCGAATCAGATTGGAAACAATTTTTGGTGATGCAATCCGAAACATTGTGGCAGAGGAGGGTGAAGAAAGGACTATTCGAAGTGTTCCGTTGGATGTTTGGAGGGCGTATTTCGGAAGGTTTGGAATGGTGGAAATTGGGATAAGTGAGTCATCTTTCAAGCAAGCTGGTTTGGTTCTCCAAAAGTTCGATTGCAGGAGTTGTTGCACAATACATAGGAATGGGAAATCTCTAGTTGTTGGGTGGAAGGGAACCCCAATTCATTCCCTTTCAGTTTGGGGGTTCTGTTGA